AACACGATTGATTGGTATCGGCAACACGCTAGCTAAAGTAAGGGGTCAGAGGTGAGAGGTCAGGGAGAGTACCTTTAAAATCATATAATGACCTCACCTTCGCCTCTATTGATGTAGATTAGCGACAGGGCAAATTAGATAAATTTATATTCAGAAAAAACCGCAGCTTGACCCCATTTTCGATTTTCATCATCGACGACATTCCAGATAATCCCATCTTCGATATAAAACCGCTGACCAGTTTTTGAGATGCGGGTAGCAGAATAGTGACAATAGCCTTTATGAGTTGTTTCTACAAGTAGGCGATCGCGTTCTTGTTGTACTATCTCCTCAGCCGATTTGCGCGAAGGCAATGTCGTAAATTCTTCCCAAGAAAACTCCCACAGTGTTAATGCTTGCTGATTACCATAGTTGAAAATTGGATCGGCTTGTGTACCATGCGAAACGACAACAAACGGTGCAGTAAACAAAGCTTGGGCAATTTCCGCTGGTGTTCCCGTGATATCGAGTAAGGCATTCCCCGTCCAGTACTCAAAACTGTACATTAAGCGCTGACTTTGACAGATAACTTCCTGCTGCTGCCAAACAAACATAGACAATCCACAATGTGTCAACCATCAACCATACTGTACGTGATCGGGAATGCCATCCCACCGTCAGCGATCGGTAACGCAATCCCACCATAAGTAAGGGTTTAGCAATGCCAAACCCCTGCATATCCCTCAATGTCCCAATAACTTATCGCGCAGGTGCTTAATGCGATCGCGATACTTCGCCGCTTCCTCAAACTCCAAATTCTTCGCGGCTTCCTTCATCTGGGCTTCTAACTGCGTAATCAACTCAGGAATATCAGTTAACGGTAAATCATCCGCTTGTTCGTAAGCTTCTTCGAGTTGTTGCGAATTCAACCGCCGCGACACTTCTAAAAACGACAAAATTGCATTATTTGTACGCTTAACGATTGGTTGCGGTGTAATACCGTGTTTTTCGTTGTATTCTAGCTGAATTGCGCGGCGTCGCTCGGTTTCTGAGATCGCTTTGATCATGCTATCCGTCAGATTATCTGCATATAGAATTGCTTGTCCGCGAACGTGACGCGCCGCCCTACCAATTGTTTGAATCAGCGATCGCTCTGCACGTAAGAACCCTTCTTTGTCCGCATCCAAAATTGCCACTAACGAAACTTCTGGTAAATCCAAGCCCTCCCGCAGCAAGTTCACCCCGACTAAAACATCAAAATTGCCTTGGCGCAACTCTTGCAAAATCTCAATTCGCTCAATCGAGTTAATTTCGGAATGCAGATACCGCACGCGGATTCCCTGATCTTGCAAATATTCTGTTAAATCTTCCGCCATGCGCTTTGTCAAAGTTGTCACTAAAACTCGTTCGCGGCGCTCAACGCGTTCTTTCACTTCTCCTAAAAGATCGTCAATTTGCCCTTCGGTAGGACGTACAAAGATTTCCGGATCGACAACACCAGTAGGACGAATCACTTGTTCAACAACTCGACCTTCTGAAAGTTCTATCTCCCAATCGCCTGGCGTTGCTGATACAAAAATACACTGATTAACCTTCGACCAAAACTCGTCAGCCTTTAACGGGCGGTTATCGGCGGCGCTGGGTAAGCGAAATCCATGCTCAATTAAGACTCGCTTCCGCGCTTGGTCGCCATTGTACATCCCGCGAATTTGTGGAACGGTGACGTGCGATTCATCGACGACAAGTAACCAGTCGTCAGGGAAGTAGTCGATCAAACACTCTGGCGGTTCGCCTGGTTGACGCCCCGCTAAGTGGCGCGAATAGTTTTCGACGCCGTTGCAGTAACCGACTTCGCGTAACATTTCCAAGTCATACCGCGTTCGCTGATCCAAGCGCTGGGCTTCTAAGAGTTTACTTGCTTGCTCTAATTCGGCTTTGCGTTGCTTAAGTTCAGCTTCAATCGCATCGCACGCCGCTTCTAAGCGTTCTTCTGGTGTGACAAAGTGACGCGCTGGGTAGATATTAACCGCAGACAAGCTTTGAATAATTTCACCCGTTACCGGATCGACGTAGCGAATCGCATCAATTTCATCGCCAAAGAATTCAACGCGAATAATCCGATCTTCGTAAGCAGGACCAATTTCTAACACATCACCGCGTACCCGAAAACGCCCTCGCCCTATTTCGACATCGTTGCGGCTATATTGAACGGTAGCCAAATCACGCAGAATCTGTCTTTGATCGACTTCCATTCCCATTTTCAAGGGAATTGCGGCTTTGAGATACTCTGAGGGAATCCCTAAACCATAAATACAGCTAATCGAAGCAACAACGATCGCATCGCGGCGTTCAAATAGCGATCGCGTTGCGGAGTGTCGCAACATATCGATTTCATCGTTAATTGAAGCGCTCTTTTCAATATAGGTATCGGTGACTGGAATATACGCTTCGGGCTGATAGTAATCGTAGTAGCTGACAAAATACTCCACCGCATTGTTCGGGAAGAACTCGCGTAACTCGTTGCATAGTTGCGCGGCGAGCGTTTTATTGTGCGCTAGCACCAGTGTTGGTTTCCCAATTTTTTCAATCACCGCCGCAACGGTAAATGTCTTTCCGGTTCCCGTCGCGCCGAGTAAGGTTTGGTACTGATTTCCCTGTTTGACGTGTCGAGTCAGTTGAGCGATCGCGTGGGGTTGATCGCCAGTCGGTTGAAACGGTGCTTGGAGACAAAATTCTGTCATACAGTTTTATGAATCCCTTTACTTATCTTTACATATTTAGTTTTATTTATGCATACCATGTGAACTTATTTAGACCTAAATAATGCTTTTTCCAGTACACTCAAAATCAATCGCAAAAACAATTTTTCTAATTATTAAAAAAAAACTTGATATCAAGAAGGATAAAACTATGGTTGCAAGTAGCACTGCTAAGGTAAACGAAACACTGCGCAACGCAAATTCTAGTTCAGAATTATCTACACAAATCAAAAATAATAACGTTCCATCAAGCTCGCTACCAGGTGATCGCCCGATCGGACATAGCACATTTGAAATTCGCGACACAGTCAATCTACTGGGGATGCGTCCAATTGTCTCAAGCGATTTGCAAATTTCTGATACAATTAATCTAGCAGGAGTGCGCCCGATTGTCTCAAGCGATCTACAAGTTTCGGATACAATTGATTTAGCCGGAGTACGCCCGATTGGGTCGAGCAATTTGCAAGTTTCTAACACTATAGACTTACTGGGCATTCGTCCTATTACCTCGAGTGATATAAAGGTTTCCAAAACCATTGCTACATCGGGAATTCGCCCAATCGCTGCAAATATCCTAGAAAAATACGACGATCTTATGGGTTACATAGATTAGGTTAAAAATTAATAGCCACTTCTTGGTGACTGGTATTGTAGAAATGCCAGTTTTTTTGTGTAAGTATGATTCTCTTCATTTAGGCATAGTAGTCAACAAACTTCTACTTTTCTCACTCTTTATATTGATAATCTTAATATGTCTTCTGACAGAAGCCTGCATTGTCGTATTTCGGATAAGTTGTAAACGTAAGCACAAACAAACTTCAAGGTTGCTAGATAGCGCGATAAAGTTTGTTTAGGAACAAGGAGAAAAAAATGAGTTTAGAAGATAGAGCTAAAGCTACAGGTAAAAATATCGAAGGTAAAGCTCAAGAAGCTTGGGGAAACCTTACAGGAGATCCCGAAGATAAGGCAGAAGGCAAAGCAAAGCAAGCAGAAAGTGAAGTACGTCACGGTGTAGAAGACGTAAAAGATAATGTAAAAGAGAAGCTTGACTAATTGCTAATTAATTAACTTAAAAGGTCTAGGAGAACTAGACCTTAGTAATTTATAAAGTCTCATAAAGTTTAACTCAAATCAGCAATTAGCTTTGTAATTCTGTAAGTAATGGGAGGAAAATTAAAGTGAATTTTATGCAGAGATTTCGTAAAGTTCTGACGGCGCTGACCCTAGTGTTAGTTCTTACGATGTCTGTTGCTTGTAGCAGTGCGGTTAATGCCAAAGCGCCAACAACTTTACCACCAGCCGCAGACACAACTGGAAACTACGCATTACTAGAGCGTGGCAATACCTCCGCCGGACAAGACTTTGGTAACTGGGTAGTTCAGACAGGTAGAGGCTTAGTTCAAGACGCATATGTCCGCGACCAAAACAAGTTGGGTGTTGTGATTACGCCACAAGTTCGCCCTAACGAGGTAAGACCTTTAGCAAAATCATTACTCCAAGGCTTCCATAAAACTTTCCCCAATCAAGATTTAACAGTTTTGATGTACGCTCCTGATAAAAAACTGATTCTGACTGCTCAGTACGACACTCAATCGAATCAGATCAAGTATCAATAAAATGTGGTAAATAATTCAACCTTAGCTTGAGCAATTAGCTGAGGGAAAATTAAAAGCGCAGTGCGCGACAAGGCAATTCAAGCAAGGAGAGGAAAAATGTATAACAGTGAGCAATACAAACGCCAGATTATGAACGACTTGGCGCAAGGTGATTCCGAAACAATGGATGAAGTATCCACCAACGAGCGCCAATACGAAAATTTTGATGATTTTGCGCAACGCTCATCCCACGCAGAACGCCGTCAGTTATTTGGACGCTCTTTGCACCCCGATCGCATTCCTCCCAGCCAAATGGAGCCAGAATTGCAAAAAGCGATCGCGCAAATCAAGCCCAATGAGAGAGATGACGTCGCCCGCGCGTTCTTCAAGCACCTCAAAGAAAGAGGACTGAGCGATCGCCAGCTTGAACAACAGCTAGCTTTATCAACTCATCATCCAAACAAGATGAGTGCAGATGATGTTAGCAAACTTGCTACTTTTGTCTATCACAATCATCCTGATATCTTCCAAGAAGTCATGGCGGAGCAGCCAGGAATCATCAAGTTCCTCAGCAATCCTTTAGTTGCTGCGGTTCTCGGAATTGCTGCGGCTAAATGGTTAGGTAGTCAGCGCAAATAATCTCATAGGGGTAAGGCTTACCTTACTCATTGCTTAAACTAAAAAAGAGAGTAGATCGCGATGGTCTGCTCTCTTTTTCATGAAACTACCAAACTTTTAAACTGTTGCTAATTCTGGAGTCGGACGCTTACTGTTGCGAATACCCTTGATCGCTTCAGCATAATCTTTGGCATTAAATACCGCAGACCCAGCAACGATCGCATTTGCACCCGCTTCAATCACTTGCCAAGTATTATTTGCTTTTAAACCGCCATCAACTTCAATCCAAGGATCGAGACCGCGATCGTCAAGCATTTGACGCAGTTTGCGAATTTTGGGTAATACAGCAGGAATAAAACTTTGACCGCCAAAGCCAGGGTTGACACTCATGATCAAAATCATGTCACAAAGCTCTAGCACGTATTCGATTAACTCTAGCGGAGAACTAGGATTTAAAACAACACCAGCTTTTTTGCCCAACTCTCTAATTTGACCAAGCGTGCGGTGCAAGTGCGGTGAAGCATTGTGTTCAGCATGAACGTAAATGTGGTCGGCTCCAGCCTTTGCAAAATCTTCGACATATTTTTCTGGTTCCACAATCATCAAGTGGACATCCAGCGGCTTTTGAGTAACAGGACGAATAGCTTCAACGATTAATGGACCAATCGTGATGTTGGGAACAAACCGCCCATCCATCACATCAACATGAATCCAGTCGGCTCCTGCTGCATCCACTGCTCGAATTTCGTCACCTAGACGCGAAAAATCTGCTGATAGTATAGATGGAGCAACTACAATAGGCTTTTTGCTGGCTTGGGTCATGCTACTCGTTCTCCTGCTTCCTCGATTGTATGCATTTTAACAAAATCTTTAGTATTAAACGTGCGATCGCCAAAACTTCTTATAGCAATATTGCGCCTCTAATCAAACAAAATTTCTTATCAATTTATGCAACGGCTTAGAAGACTCGCTACAAAATAAAGAAGTGAGGAGCAAGATCTTATCAACGAATTAGCACTAGTTAATTATAATTTTTTGCCCAAAACTGAGTGAATTTAGAAATCAATGGTAAGAAAACTTGTCTGGCTAGTAGGAGGACTAAGCGCTTCCTGTATCAGTCTTCCTGTTCTCGCGTTAGAAACAACTTCAGTAGGAGAAGCAGGAATTAATGCATTGCGGTTACACGGTGCGCCTTACAACCTAATTGGTCGCAAAATAGGTATTGGTCAAGTAGAAATTGGACGTCCTGGACAATTTGGCTTAGATAAAGCTGTAGTGCGCAATCAACGCATGAGTTTAGCAGGTGTCTTTTTGCGCAACCAGCCAGCAAAACCTAATACAAATATTGACCCGCACGCGCAAAACGTTGCGAGTGTAATGATTAGTACTGATAAAGCCGTACGAGGTGTCGCACCAGGCGCGCGACTTTATTCGACTGCGGTTGGTTCGCTGAGAACAGGTGGTCAGCCAGAAGAGTGTTTATCTGCACAACACATTGCGCAACAAAACGGCGGTGATGTCCGCGCGATCAACTTTAGCTTCGGCGAAACGCTTGATCGCGATCCGCGACCGAATGCGCTTTTAGATGGTCAAGCCTTACTGACGCAATGCATCGATTGGTCTGCCCGCGTTCACAATGTGGTGTATGCGATCGCAGGTAATCAAGGTAAAGGCGGAATACCCATCCCTACGGACAACTTTAATGGTATTAACGTTGCGTTTACCACTCGCAGGCAAGGAATCTTCACGCGGCTGGATGTTTCTAATTTAAGCGATGCGATTTCTGGTGGCGTTGGCGGTAGACTCAACGGTCGAGAAGTCAACTTAGGTCCACGGCGGGCGATCAGTTTAGTCGCTCCTGGAAATAAAATTACGTTGCTCAATCCAGATGGTAAAACGACGCAAGTCACTGGGACAAGTTTTGCCGCACCTCATGTTACCGCAACGGTTGCGTTACTACAAGAATACGGCGACAAGCAACTGAGTTCGCGTCAGCGTAACTGGAGTTTAGATGCGCGCCGTCAGGAAGTCATGAAAGCCGTAATGCTCAATTCGGCGGATAAATACCGAGATCCAGGCAATGGATTACTGCTAGGAATGAGCAAAACCATTTTGGATAAACAAAACCAGCACTGGTTAAATTCAGACGCTTACCGCAATCCGAAAATTCCCCTACAAGCACAGATGGGAACAGGTCAACTTAATGCCTATCGCGCTTATCAGCAATTTAGTGCAGGTCAATGGCACCCCGCAAGACCTGTCCCCGCGATTGGTTGGGATTATCGGACGGTCAACGATAGTGCGCATCACGATTACGTATTAGCGCAACCATTGCAGCAAGGCAGTTTTGTATCGGTTACGTTAAATTGGAATCGCCTGGTAGAGTTGAACGATACGAACAGAAACGGTAGATTTGACGTAGGAGAAACTTTTCGCGATCGCGGTTTAAATAACCTTGACCTTTACTTGCTTAATGCTGATTCCGGCGCAATTGTTGATACAACTTGCACTTCCACAAGCGAAGTCGATAGCGTCGAACACATTTTTTGTCGAGTTCCCAACACTGGTAAATACAAAGTCCGCGTTCAGTTTCAGCAAAAAGTAAATCACGCCGTTCAACCTTATGCGCTAGCGTGGTGGACTGTACCTGCGAGAAATTGACCTTCTACAACTGTTGTTGCAAAAAACGTAACCACAGCGCGATCGCTACCACAACGATGGCATAGTTCGCATAAAGAACTAGGGTGACAGTAGAATGCAGCCTTTCCTGCTAAGACGCTATGCAATTCGCCTCGGAAGACGATATGTCCTTGCGGCGACAGGCATCATTTTTCTCGGAATCATAGGATGTTCCAGAATCGATGCGATCGATTCGGTTGTCGCCCAGCCTCGTTTGAATCGTCAAGATCCCGACAATATACAAGTAACACCATCGGCAGTGGATAACAAATTAGTTGCAGCAAATACACGATTTGGGTTTAAACTCTTTTCGGAGATCTTGAGACAACAAAGCGATCGCAATATTTTTCTCTCACCGACTAGTATCGCGATTCTGCTAGAAATGCTCTACAACGGTGCTGGTGGCGAAACGCAACAAGCAATGGCGAAAACCTTAGAAGTACAAGGCATTAGCCTCCAAGATATCAACGCTGCCAACACCGCGCTGCTCAATACTCTGACAAATCCCGATGCGAATGTACAACTGGCGATCGCAAACTCACTTTGGGCAAAGCAAGAATACCCCATCCGACCCGATTTTTTACAACGAACTCAAAGCTTTTACAAAGCACAAGTCAGCAATTTAGACTTTGATTCCCCCGATGCGACAAATACAATTAATCAATGGGTAAACCAAAACACGAATGGCAGAATTGAGCAGATTGTAGACGAGATTAATCCTGAAGATGTGCTGTTTTTGATCAACGCGATTTACTTTAAAGGTCAATGGACCGATGAATTCGACAAAAGCCAAACAACAGATGCACCATTTTATCTAACAAGCGGTACGCCGAAACAACACCCGCTGATGTCGCAAACGGGTAGATACCGATACTACGAAAATCCACAGTTTCAAGCTGTTAGCTTACCCTACGGCGAAAACGGCAGACTCAGTTTATACGTCTTCTTACCTCGTCAAAACTCGAATCTATCAAACTTTTACCAACAACTCAATTCGGCTAACTGGGAACAGTGGTTAACTCAATTTAACTTGCGTGAAGGTACAGTACGGCTACCGCGTTTTCAAATGGAATATGACGTAACACTCAACGATACCCTTAAAGCATTGGGTATGAAAGTCGCGTTTGCAGACAATGCCAACTTTTCGGGTGTCGGCGACGATTTAGCGCTAAGTGAAGTCAAGCATAAAACTTTTGTCGAAGTGAATGAAGAAGGAACCGAAGCGGCGGCTGTGACATCGGGAAGAGTGATGGCGGTATCTGCACCCATTGCAGAACCTTTCGAGATGACAGTGAATCGTCCTTTCTTCTGTGCGATTCGCGATAACCAAACAGGAACCGTTTTATTTATGGGTTCTATCGTCGAACCGCAAGCTTAGCAAGGATGTACGCACATGTTTTAATTATGGGGGTGGTATGTCGGCTATCTCGAACGCGGCGATCGCGTTTACTTTTTCGCTATGAATATTGATATGTTGCGTCCTGAAGATCGATAGGCAAGAATTGGCACTACTCATCAGAGCCTACAAAATCTGAAGTTGCTGGAATAACCTGTTGATTACCTTTCTACACCTGATACGAACTTTTAGGGGGAAGATCTTCAGCGGCTTTTTGTTGCGTGACTTCTACGGTTGTTTGCGAGGCATCACGGCTTGGTTCGGCGGGGACATCATGTACTGCTACTGCTTCGGGTTCAGAAGAACGTACCGCACTTAGAGCCGTTTTAATCACAACAGCAGTCGGTACGGCGACAATCACACCTAATAAACCACCGATTCTCGCTCCAGTTAAGACCGAAACTAGTACCCACACAGGATTTAAACCTGTCACACTCCCCAAAATGCGCGGCGCAACTAAGTTATCTAAAATCTGCTGCACAATCACCGCCGCAATCAAAACGCGCGAACCTAGCCAAAAGTCTTGCAATGCGACCAGTAATGTGGTAATGGCAATACCCACAGTTCCCCCAAAGGGAACCAACGCCATAATACCAATCGTGATACCAAACAGTAACCCGAAGGGTACTTTTAGCCATAGAAAGATCGCCGTGAGCGAAGACCCCATGCACAAACCAAAAATCAGCTGTCCAATAAAGAAATTTTGGAAGCTAAGGCGTAATGTTTGCGAAAAAGGAGTACGAAGCTTTGTCGGTAGCCATTGAACTAAACTTTGCCAGAGGTCATCGCCATGCTGCAATAAGTAAAATGCCAACACCATTGTTAGCAAAAAGTCTAGCAGGCTTGTAAGCGTGACAACCGCGAGATTTAAAACTTGCACCGCGATCGCTTGCAGTTGCCCTTTGACGCGATCGTTAATTTGTACCACCAAAGCATCAAGATTCAATGGTAAACCTTGATTTTCTGCCCACTCATTCAACAACATCAACTGATGTCGCCCTGAATCAATTAACTCTGGCAACCGCGCTACGAGTTGTTGGGCTTGCATCAATACCAAGGGTACGAGCGTCACCCCCACCGCCAGCAATATCGATAACGTTAGCAAAAACACCAAAACCGCAACCTGTTCGCGCCTTGCGCCTTGGCGTTCCATCCAACTGACGGGATAATTCAGCAAAAATGCTAACAGTGATGCCCCGACTAAAATCACAATCAACGAGTGGAAGTAATCAAAAATCGTCGATACTGCCAAAGCATTTAAAACAAGCAGGGGAGCGAATAGCGCGATCGCTAACAGCCGCCCAGTCGGCGTCATCACCTGCCACCAATTTAGGAGTTTGCGTGTTTGCATTTACCAACTGCCAAATAGAACAAACTCAATTTCTTTTTCCTTGCAGCCTATTATCTCTAACTCTATCGCTTTGACTCATCCCTCTACCTCAGGATTCTAAAAACTGTTATGAACAATCGTCGAATCAAGGTGAATAGCCCCAGTCAGTTTGCTCAACACGAGCAAATTGCTAGCGCAAGGTTACTAGAGAACGCATCGGTAACTTCCTCTCAACGTCAGCAGCCGACTCAAAACCAAGTTGCACATTCTGTGACTGATCCTTATAACAATTTCCTCATCGCTGATTCCCAATTCCCAACTCTTCCTAACCGTCTATTGCTATTGTTCTATCTCATTCCTGTGATTGGCTTTTTTCCATCGCTTTGGACTTTGTATCGCCGTCAAGGTAGCAAAGAACAATTTGCACTTAGCCGTCTATCGATTACCTTAGCAGGTACTTGGTTGTTAGGTTATTTGTTAATGGGTGTTGGCGCGGAAACTTCTGAGTTTCCAGCACTGCGCTTATTAATCTTAAACAGCTTTTTGACTTCGGGTTATTTTCTAGTCAGTCTTTGGCTAATGTTTTTGCTGATTCAAGGTAAAGCTGTGCGTCTACCAGGATTTAGTCAATGGGCAGAGCGCATCTTAAGTAAGCATTTACCCTAATTCAAGAGTTTTCAGTAATGAGCGGTGAGTTATATAAAACACTATTCTTCCTCTGCTGAGGGTGGTTAATCTACACAAATCCAGTTAAACTCCAAACAGCAAAAACTCAAATTTCTAGCGAAAGTTCCGATATCCTGCGAGATGTGTCATAGTTATTGCTATTTATGGCTCACTACAGTTGATAATTGAGGGCTAGCTTGATCTAACGTCTTTTGCTTTCTTGTTCTTAGATGAACTGCTGTATTTGTTACGTGTGAGGATGTCTGTGCCATTTCATAAAATTTCTGCTCAAAATCCCTCTGTAACTGCGACTCCCCGAATCGTCAACACCAAGTATTCCTCAGCTAAGTCAGGGCGTTGGCTGTGGTTTTGGGTGGCAATGTCGGGCATCGCGATGTTGTCGGCAACCGCTGGAGCGCTGTTAGCTGTATCTTTATCGAGTACCCCGTTAATGCAATCGCGGCTTAGCCCCGAAGAGAAAGCCGTTTTTGGCAGGGGCGATCGCATTTCTAAAACAGGCTTACGCCTTGCTGAATTGACTCGTCCTGTGAATATTCTGGTTTTGGGCGTCAAGGTTCTCTCTTCTGATGTTGACGATCCTGATATTAGGTCAGAAGACTTAGGCTATCACGCATTGGTTAATTCTTTTGAAGGTCTTTCGGATACGATGCTGTTGCTGCGGTTTAACCCAGAAACAGAAAAATTAGCAGTACTTTCGATTCCTAGAGATACGCGTACCCATGTCGATGGATTAGGCGTCACAAAAATTAATGCCGCGAATGCTCGAGGTGGTCCTGCACTCAGCGCGCAAGCCGTGAGCGATCTTCTCAATGGCGTACCTATTGATCGCTACATCCGCATTAACGTTCAAGGCGTTGAAAAACTAGTTGATGCTTTGGGTGGTGTCACGGTTTATGTCCCCAAAGACATGAAATATCAAGATGACAGCCAACACCTGTATATCAATTTGAAAGCAGGGGAACATCATCTCGACGGTAATCAAGCGTTGCAATTACTGCGCTATCGTTACGACGAATACGGCGATATTGGTCGCATCCAACGCCAGCAAATGGTGATGCGGGCTTTGATGGAACAAGCCCTAAACCCGACGACCTTGGCGCGAATGCCGCAGATTATGTCGGTGATTCAAACGCATATCGATACGAACTTGACGGTAGAGGAGTTAATGGCGCTCGTCGGTTTTGGCGTCCAAACAGAACGTGCGGATGTCGAAATGCTACTTGTTCCAGGCACTTTTAGCACGCCAGATCAGTACGTTGCAAGTTATTGGTTACCCGATAAAGAACGAATTGCCACAATGATGGCAAAGCACTTTAATGTGCCTACCGATTCGGAAATGAGTGATGTCGATCCGGCAAGGCTACGAATCGCCATTCAAGATAGCACAGGAAGCGATCGCGCGATCCAATCGCTGGCGAACTTTCTCCAATCCTCTGGATATCAACGCGTCTACGTCGCTAACCGTTGGAATGAACCGCTGGAAGTAACGCGGATTGTTGCCCAGCAAGGTGATGTTGATAGCGCGCAAGCGATTCGCAATGCTTTGGGATTTGGTGAAATCCGCGTAGAAAGCACGGGTAATCTGCGTTCGGATGTGACGATTCAACTCGGTCAAGATTGGCTGAGATCGCGTGTTCGCGCATCGTCGCGCAGAGAAGCGCAGTAAATTAGATTTGCTGTGCAATCCATTCTTGTAATATCGGATTGACTTTTTCGGGTGCTTCATCTTGGGGACAATGCCCAACACCTTCA
The genomic region above belongs to Chroogloeocystis siderophila 5.2 s.c.1 and contains:
- a CDS encoding LCP family protein, with amino-acid sequence MSVPFHKISAQNPSVTATPRIVNTKYSSAKSGRWLWFWVAMSGIAMLSATAGALLAVSLSSTPLMQSRLSPEEKAVFGRGDRISKTGLRLAELTRPVNILVLGVKVLSSDVDDPDIRSEDLGYHALVNSFEGLSDTMLLLRFNPETEKLAVLSIPRDTRTHVDGLGVTKINAANARGGPALSAQAVSDLLNGVPIDRYIRINVQGVEKLVDALGGVTVYVPKDMKYQDDSQHLYINLKAGEHHLDGNQALQLLRYRYDEYGDIGRIQRQQMVMRALMEQALNPTTLARMPQIMSVIQTHIDTNLTVEELMALVGFGVQTERADVEMLLVPGTFSTPDQYVASYWLPDKERIATMMAKHFNVPTDSEMSDVDPARLRIAIQDSTGSDRAIQSLANFLQSSGYQRVYVANRWNEPLEVTRIVAQQGDVDSAQAIRNALGFGEIRVESTGNLRSDVTIQLGQDWLRSRVRASSRREAQ